The Streptococcus mitis genome has a segment encoding these proteins:
- the ezrA gene encoding septation ring formation regulator EzrA has product MSNGQLIYLMVAIAVILILAYVAAIFLRKRNVTRLTGLEERKEQLYNLPVNDEVEAVKNMHLIGQSQVAFREWNQKWVDLSLNSFADIENNIFEAESYNNSFRFFKATHKIDQIESQIDLIEEDITSIRNALSELEKQESKNSGRVLHALDLFESLQNTVEEDSEKYGQALPEIEKQLENIQSEFSQFVTLNSSGDPVEAAAILDATENHILALTHIVDRVPGLVTTLTSTLPDQLVDLEEGYRKLLDANYHFTETDIESRFQLLYESLKKNQENIRQLELDNAEYENTQIQEEINSLYDIFTREIAAQKVVESLLSTLPTYLNHVKENNKVLVQDLERLSQTYLLPETDASHVRRIQADLSALETAVMDVIEDQSEPTQAYSVLEEQLEALQSQLKEIEDEQISVSQRLAQVEKDDINARQKANVYVNRLHTIKRYMEKRNLPGIPQSFLKIFFTASHNTEELMSELEQELVDVESVNRILEITTNDMEALEEETYNIVQYATLTEQLLQYSNRYRSFDERIQEAFNESLEIFEKEFDYHASFDKISQALEVAEPGVTNRFVSSYEKTRETIRF; this is encoded by the coding sequence ATGTCTAATGGACAACTAATTTATCTAATGGTTGCGATTGCAGTCATTTTGATTCTGGCTTATGTAGCAGCTATTTTTCTACGCAAGCGAAACGTGACTAGATTAACAGGTCTTGAAGAAAGAAAAGAACAGCTCTATAATCTTCCTGTTAATGATGAGGTCGAAGCAGTAAAAAATATGCATTTGATTGGTCAAAGCCAAGTGGCCTTTCGTGAATGGAATCAAAAATGGGTAGACTTATCTTTGAATTCGTTCGCTGATATTGAAAATAACATCTTCGAGGCAGAAAGTTATAATAATTCTTTCCGTTTCTTTAAAGCAACACATAAGATTGATCAAATTGAAAGTCAAATTGATTTGATTGAAGAAGATATTACATCAATTCGTAATGCCTTATCTGAACTTGAAAAACAAGAGTCTAAAAACAGTGGACGTGTTTTACATGCTTTAGATTTGTTTGAATCGCTTCAAAATACTGTCGAAGAAGATTCAGAGAAATATGGACAAGCTCTTCCAGAAATTGAGAAGCAATTGGAAAACATTCAATCTGAATTCTCTCAATTTGTTACCTTGAATTCTTCGGGAGACCCAGTTGAAGCAGCAGCTATTCTGGATGCTACTGAAAATCATATTCTTGCTTTAACACATATTGTTGACCGTGTTCCAGGTCTTGTAACAACTCTAACAAGTACTTTACCTGATCAGTTAGTGGATTTGGAAGAAGGTTACCGTAAATTATTAGATGCTAATTACCATTTCACAGAAACAGATATCGAGTCACGTTTCCAACTCTTGTATGAATCCTTGAAAAAGAATCAAGAAAATATTCGTCAATTGGAATTGGATAATGCAGAGTATGAAAATACTCAAATTCAAGAAGAAATTAATTCACTTTATGATATTTTTACTCGTGAAATTGCGGCTCAGAAAGTTGTTGAAAGTCTTCTTTCAACACTTCCAACCTATCTCAATCATGTAAAGGAAAATAATAAAGTCCTTGTTCAGGATCTTGAACGTTTGAGTCAAACTTATCTTCTGCCGGAAACAGATGCGAGTCATGTTCGTCGTATTCAAGCTGATTTATCTGCTCTTGAGACTGCGGTTATGGATGTTATTGAAGATCAGTCAGAACCAACTCAAGCATATTCTGTTTTGGAGGAGCAATTAGAAGCTCTCCAAAGCCAACTTAAAGAGATTGAAGATGAGCAGATTTCTGTTAGCCAACGTCTTGCGCAGGTTGAGAAAGATGACATTAATGCTCGTCAAAAAGCAAATGTTTATGTGAATCGCTTGCATACGATCAAACGTTATATGGAAAAGAGAAATTTACCAGGGATTCCACAAAGTTTCTTGAAAATCTTCTTCACTGCGAGTCATAACACAGAAGAATTAATGTCAGAGTTAGAGCAAGAACTAGTTGATGTTGAATCAGTGAATCGAATTCTTGAAATTACAACGAATGACATGGAAGCACTTGAAGAAGAAACATATAATATTGTTCAATATGCAACATTGACAGAACAATTGCTACAGTATTCGAACCGTTACCGCTCATTTGATGAACGAATTCAAGAAGCCTTTAATGAATCATTAGAAATTTTTGAAAAAGAATTTGATTATCATGCTTCATTTGATAAGATTTCGCAAGCTTTGGAAGTTGCAGAGCCTGGTGTTACAAATCGTTTTGTATCTTCTTATGAGAAAACACGTGAGACGATTCGTTTCTAA